The Bos indicus isolate NIAB-ARS_2022 breed Sahiwal x Tharparkar chromosome X, NIAB-ARS_B.indTharparkar_mat_pri_1.0, whole genome shotgun sequence genome has a window encoding:
- the STK26 gene encoding serine/threonine-protein kinase 26, with protein MEYLGGGSALDLLRAGPFDEFQIATMLKEILKGLDYLHSEKKIHRDIKAANVLLSEQGDVKLADFGVAGQLTDTQIKRNTFVGTPFWMAPEVIQQSAYDSKADIWSLGITAIELAKGEPPNSDMHPMRVLFLIPKNNPPTLVGDFTKSFKEFIDACLNKDPSFRPTAKELLKHKFIVKNSKKTSYLTELIDRFKRWKAEGHSDDESDSDGSDSESTSRENNTHPEWSFTTVRKKPDPKKLQNGAEQDLVQTLSCLSMIITPAFAELKQQDENNASRNQAIEELEKSIAVAEAACPGITDKMVKKLIEKFQKCSTDESP; from the exons ATGGAATACCTGGGTGGCGGTTCAGCACTGGATCTT CTGCGAGCTGGTCCATTTGATGAGTTCCAGATCGCtaccatgctaaaggaaattttGAAAGGTCTGGACTACCTgcattctgaaaagaaaattcaCCGAGACATAAAAG CTGCCAACGTCTTGCTCTCAGAGCAAGGAGATGTGAAACTCGCTGACTTTGGAGTGGCTGGCCAGCTGACGGAtacacaaattaaaagaaatacctTTGTGGGAACACCATTTTGGATGGCTCCTGAAGTTATCCAGCAGTCAGCTTATGACTCAAAA GCTGACATTTGGTCACTGGGAATCACTGCTATTGAACTAGCCAAGGGAGAGCCACCTAACTCCGATATGCATCCAATGAGAGTTCTGTTTCTTATTCCAAAAAACAATCCTCCAACTCTTGTCGGAGACTTCACTAAATCCTTTAAGGAGTTTATTGATGCTTGCCTGAACAAAGATCCATCATTT CGTCCTACAGCTAAAGAACTTCTGAAACATAAAttcattgtaaaaaattcaaagaagacTTCTTAtctgactgaactgatagatcGATTTAAgagatggaaggcagaaggacACAGCGATGATGAATCTGATTCTGACGGGTCTGATTC GGAGTCCACCAGCAGGGAAAATAATACTCATCCTGAATGGAGCTTTACCACTGTGCGAAAGAAGCCTGATCCTAAGAAACTACAGAATGGGGCA GAGCAAGATCTTGTACAAACCCTGAGCTGTTTGTCTATGATAATCACACCTGCATTTGCTGAA CTTAAACAGCAGGATGAGAATAATGCAAGCAGGAATCAGGCAATCGAAGAACTGGAGAAAAGTATTGCCGTGGCCGAAGCTGCCTGTCCTGGCATTACAGATAAAATGGTGaagaaattaattgaaaaatttcaaaa